A region from the Medicago truncatula cultivar Jemalong A17 chromosome 6, MtrunA17r5.0-ANR, whole genome shotgun sequence genome encodes:
- the LOC25497322 gene encoding toll/interleukin-1 receptor-like protein — translation MAMQSPSRVFLSFRGSDTRNNFTGNLYKALIDKGICTFIDDNDLERGDEITPKLVKAMEESRIFIPIFSANYASSSFCLDELVHIIHCYKTKSCLVLPVFYDVEPTHIRHHSGSYGEHLTKHEGRGESLQP, via the coding sequence ATGGCTATGCAATCACCTTCCCGAGTGTTCCTCAGTTTCAGGGGCAGTGACACTCGCAACAATTTTACCGGTAATCTCTATAAGGCTCTCATTGACAAGGGAATTTGTACTTTCATTGATGATAATGATCTTGAAAGAGGAGATGAAATCACACCCAAACTTGTCAAGGCCATGGAAGAATCTAGGATTTTTATTCCCATATTTTCTGCCAACTATGcatcttcttcattttgtttggaCGAACTTGTCCACATCATTCACTGCTACAAGACAAAGAGTTGCTTAGTATTGCCCGTTTTTTATGATGTGGAACCTACTCACATACGACATCATAGTGGAAGTTATGGTGAGCATCTTACTAAGCATGAAGGGAGAGGAGAGTCCCTGCAACCATAG
- the LOC25497328 gene encoding disease resistance protein RPV1 isoform X1, translated as MAMQSPSRVFLNFRGSDTRNNFTGNLYKALVDKGINTFIDENDLQRGDEITSSLVKAIEESGIFIPIFSANYASSSFCLDELVHIIHCYNTKSCLVLPVFYDVEPTHIRHQSGSYGEHLTKHKEGFQNNEKNMERLRQWKMALTQAANLSGYHYSPHESECKFIEKIVEGISNKINHVFLNVAKYPVGLQSRIEQVKLLLDMGSENEVRMVGIFGTGGMGKSTLAKAVFNSIADQFEGVCFLHNVRENSTLKNLKHLQKKLLSKIVKFDGQIEDVSEGIPIIKERLSRKKILLILDDVDKLEQLDALAGGLDWFGLGSRVIITTRDKRLLAYHVNTSTHAVEGLNETEALELLSRNAFKNDKVPSSYEDILNRVVTYASGLPLAIVTIGANLIGRKVEDWERILDEYENIPDKDIQRILQVSYDALKEKDQSVFLDIACCFKGCKWTKVKKILHAHYGHPIEHHVGVLAEKSLIGHWEYDTHVTLHDLIEDMGKEVVRQESPKKPGERSRLWFRDDIVNVLRDNTGTGNIEMIYLKYAFTARETEWDGMACEKMTNLKTLIIKDGNFSRGPGYLPSSLRYWKWISSPLKSLSCISSKEFNYMKVMTLDGSQYLTHIPDVSGLPNLEKCSFRGCDSLIKIHSSIGHLNKLEILDTFGCSELEHFPPLQLPSLKKFEITDCVSLKNFPELLCEMTNIKDIEIYDTSIEELPYSFQNFSKLQRLTISGGNLQGKLRFPKYNDKMNSIVISNVEHLNLAGNSLSDECLPILLKWFVNVTFLDLSCNYNFTILPECLGECHRLKHLNLKFCKALVEIRGIPPNLEMLFAVMCYSLSSSSIRMLMSQKLHESGCTHILFPNTTDRIPDWFEHQSRGDTISFWFDKELPSISFTFILISQGDYMLPIVKFFVNGYEKEISCDELTREFGELVDDDTVLENHTTLLHIKLEQDNELGERLLKNEWIHVEFKLQDYYWHAERRLFRNTQMGIHVWKEKSNMEGGVRFIDPSLSQFMQRLVEVGVSEKGEEEEGFSDTEEDVILKNPNNRKTWGTFLSLGASKSNTDGDEIEILSSAQDERKMWGTFLGLGPS; from the exons ATGGCTATGCAATCACCTTCCAGAGTGTTCCTCAATTTCAGGGGCAGTGACACTCGCAACAATTTTACCGGTAATCTCTATAAGGCTCTTGTTGACAAGGGAATTAATACTTTCATTGATGAAAATGATCTTCAAAGAGGAGATGAAATCACATCATCACTTGTCAAGGCCATCGAAGAATCTGGGATTTTTATTCCCATATTTTCTGCCAACTATGcatcttcttcattttgtttggaCGAACTTGTCCACATCATTCACTGCTACAACACAAAGAGTTGCTTAGTATTGCCCGTTTTCTATGATGTGGAACCTACTCACATACGACATCAGAGTGGGAGTTATGGTGAGCATCTTACTAAGCATAAAGAGGGGTTCCAAAATAACGAGAAAAACATGGAGCGATTGCGTCAATGGAAGATGGCTCTTACTCAAGCTGCTAACTTGTCCGGCTATCATTATAGTCCTCATGA ATCTGAATGCAAGTTTATTGAGAAGATAGTCGAAGGCATCTCCAACAAGAtcaatcatgtttttttaaacGTAGCCAAATACCCTGTTGGATTGCAGTCCCGAATAGAACAAGTGAAATTGCTTCTTGACATGGGCTCTGAGAATGAGGTCCGCATGGTAGGAATTTTTGGTACCGGAGGCATGGGTAAATCAACACTTGCAAAAGCAGTTTTTAATTCTATTGCTGATCAATTTGAAGGTGTATGTTTTCTTCATAATGTCAGAGAGAATTCAACTCTTAAGAACTTGAAACATCTCCAGAAGAAGCTCCtttcaaaaatagttaaatttgaCGGTCAGATAGAAGATGTTAGTGAGGGAATACCAATTATAAAGGAAAGACTATCTAGAAAGAAGATTCTTTTGATTCTTGACGATGTTGACAAACTGGAGCAGCTAGACGCTTTGGCTGGAGGACTTGATTGGTTCGGTCTTGGAAGCAGAGTCATCATTACCACTCGTGATAAACGCTTACTAGCCTATCATGTGAATACAAGTACACATGCAGTAGAAGGGTTGAATGAGACAGAAGCTCTTGAATTATTGAGCCGAAATgcttttaaaaatgacaaagttCCTTCAAGTTATGAAGATATTTTAAACCGTGTAGTTACTTATGCATCTGGCCTTCCGTTAGCTATAGTAACAATAGGGGCCAATTTGATTGGAAGGAAGGTAGAAGATTGGGAGCGTATATTAGACGAGTATGAAAATATTCCCGATAAAGATATCCAAAGGATACTTCAAGTAAGCTATGATGCTTTGAAGGAAAAGGATCAGAGTGTCTTTCTAGACATTGCTTGTTGCTTCAAAGGGTGTAAATGGACAAAGgttaaaaaaatacttcatgCTCATTATGGCCATCCCATAGAACATCATGTTGGAGTGTTGGCTGAAAAATCTCTCATAGGCCATTGGGAATATGACACTCATGTGACCTTACATGACTTGATAGAGGACATGGGTAAAGAAGTCGTCCGACAAGAATCTCCCAAGAAGCCTGGAGAACGCAGTAGGTTGTGGTTTCGCGATGATATAGTTAACGTTTTAAGAGATAATACG gGAACTGGGAATATTGAAATGATATATCTCAAATATGCCTTCACGGCAAGAGAAACAGAGTGGGATGGAATGGCTTGCGAGAAGATGACAAATCTCAAAACACTTATCATTAAAGATGGTAACTTTTCAAGGGGTCCTGGGTATCTTCCAAGTAGTTTGAGATATTGGAAATGGATAAGTAGTCCTTTGAAGTCTCTATCTTGTATTTCGAGCAAG gagTTCAACTATATGAAAGTTATGACATTGGACGGTTCTCAATATTTAACCCATATACCCGATGTCTCAGGTCTTCCAAATCTAGAAAAGTGCTCCTTTCGAGGATGTGatagtttaattaaaattcacaGTTCGATTGGACATCTAAATAAACTTGAAATCTTAGATACATTTGGTTGCAGCGAACTTGAGCATTTCCCACCCTTACAGCTGCCCTCTcttaagaaatttgaaatcaCTGATTGTGTGAGTCTCAAGAATTTTCCAGAATTATTATGTGAGATgacaaatataaaagatattgaGATATATGATACTTCCATAGAAGAATTGCCatattcatttcaaaatttcagtAAACTTCAACGGTTAACAATATCTGGAGGCAACCTACAGGGAAAGCTCAGGTTCCCAAAATATAATGATAAAATGAATTCAATAGTGATTTCAAATGTGGAACATCTTAACCTCGCAGGCAACAGCCTCTCAGATGAATGTCTCCCAATACTTCTCAAGTGGTTTGTTAATGTGACATTTCTAGATTTATCCTGTAACTACAATTTCACAATTCTTCCCGAGTGCCTTGGTGAATGTCACCGTCTTAAGCATCttaatttgaagttttgcaAGGCTCTTGTGGAAATTAGAGGGATTCCACCAAATCTTGAAATGCTTTTTGCAGTCATGTGTTATTCATTGAGTTCCTCAAGTATAAGAATGTTAATGAGTCag AAACTACATGAGTCTGGATGCACCCATATTCTATTCCCAAACACAACGGATAGGATTCCTGATTGGTTTGAGCACCAAAGCAGGGGAGACACAATTTCTTTCTGGTTTGATAAAGAACTCCCTTCTATTAGCTTTACTTTTATTCTTATTAGTCAGGGGGACTACATGTTACCAATAGTCAAATTCTTTGTGAATGGCTATGAAAAAGAGATAAGTTGCGACGAATTGACTAGGGAATTCGGTGAGCTAGTGGATGATGACACTGTGTTGGAGAACCATACAACTTTGTTGCATATAAAATTGGAACAAGATAATGAACTCGGTGAAAgacttttgaaaaatgaatggaTCCATGTGGAGTTTAAGTTACAGGATTATTATTGGCACGCTGAGAGAAGATTATTCAGAAATACGCAAATGGGAATCCACGTGTGGAAGGAGAAAAGCAACATGGAGGGGGGTGTGAGATTCATTGATCCTTCATTATCACAATTTATGCAAAGATTGGTGGAAGTGGGAGTTTCAGAGAAAGGGGAGGAGGAGGAGGGTTTTAGTGACACGGAGGAGGATGTAATATTGAAGAATCCTAATAATAGAAAGACTTGGGGTACATTCCTTAGTCTAGGTGCATCAAAAAGCAACACGGATGGGGATGAGATTGAAATATTAAGCAGTGCACAAGATGAAAGAAAGATGTGGGGTACATTCCTCGGTTTAGGTCCATCATAA
- the LOC25497328 gene encoding disease resistance protein RPV1 isoform X2, which produces MAMQSPSRVFLNFRGSDTRNNFTGNLYKALVDKGINTFIDENDLQRGDEITSSLVKAIEESGIFIPIFSANYASSSFCLDELVHIIHCYNTKSCLVLPVFYDVEPTHIRHQSGSYGEHLTKHKEGFQNNEKNMERLRQWKMALTQAANLSGYHYSPHESECKFIEKIVEGISNKINHVFLNVAKYPVGLQSRIEQVKLLLDMGSENEVRMVGIFGTGGMGKSTLAKAVFNSIADQFEGVCFLHNVRENSTLKNLKHLQKKLLSKIVKFDGQIEDVSEGIPIIKERLSRKKILLILDDVDKLEQLDALAGGLDWFGLGSRVIITTRDKRLLAYHVNTSTHAVEGLNETEALELLSRNAFKNDKVPSSYEDILNRVVTYASGLPLAIVTIGANLIGRKVEDWERILDEYENIPDKDIQRILQVSYDALKEKDQSVFLDIACCFKGCKWTKVKKILHAHYGHPIEHHVGVLAEKSLIGHWEYDTHVTLHDLIEDMGKEVVRQESPKKPGERSRLWFRDDIVNVLRDNTGTGNIEMIYLKYAFTARETEWDGMACEKMTNLKTLIIKDGNFSRGPGYLPSSLRYWKWISSPLKSLSCISSKEFNYMKVMTLDGSQYLTHIPDVSGLPNLEKCSFRGCDSLIKIHSSIGHLNKLEILDTFGCSELEHFPPLQLPSLKKFEITDCVSLKNFPELLCEMTNIKDIEIYDTSIEELPYSFQNFSKLQRLTISGGNLQGKLRFPKYNDKMNSIVISNVEHLNLAGNSLSDECLPILLKWFVNVTFLDLSCNYNFTILPECLGECHRLKHLNLKFCKALVEIRGIPPNLEMLFAVMCYSLSSSSIRMLMSQKLHESGCTHILFPNTTDRIPDWFEHQSRGDTISFWFDKELPSISFTFILISQGDYMLPIVKFFVNGYEKEISCDELTREFGELVDDDTVLENHTTLLHIKLEQDNELGERLLKNEWIHVEFKLQDYYWHAERRLFRNTQMGIHVWKEKSNMEGGVRFIDPSLSQFMQRLVEVGVSEKGEEEEGFSDTEEDVILKNPNNRKTWGTFLSLGPS; this is translated from the exons ATGGCTATGCAATCACCTTCCAGAGTGTTCCTCAATTTCAGGGGCAGTGACACTCGCAACAATTTTACCGGTAATCTCTATAAGGCTCTTGTTGACAAGGGAATTAATACTTTCATTGATGAAAATGATCTTCAAAGAGGAGATGAAATCACATCATCACTTGTCAAGGCCATCGAAGAATCTGGGATTTTTATTCCCATATTTTCTGCCAACTATGcatcttcttcattttgtttggaCGAACTTGTCCACATCATTCACTGCTACAACACAAAGAGTTGCTTAGTATTGCCCGTTTTCTATGATGTGGAACCTACTCACATACGACATCAGAGTGGGAGTTATGGTGAGCATCTTACTAAGCATAAAGAGGGGTTCCAAAATAACGAGAAAAACATGGAGCGATTGCGTCAATGGAAGATGGCTCTTACTCAAGCTGCTAACTTGTCCGGCTATCATTATAGTCCTCATGA ATCTGAATGCAAGTTTATTGAGAAGATAGTCGAAGGCATCTCCAACAAGAtcaatcatgtttttttaaacGTAGCCAAATACCCTGTTGGATTGCAGTCCCGAATAGAACAAGTGAAATTGCTTCTTGACATGGGCTCTGAGAATGAGGTCCGCATGGTAGGAATTTTTGGTACCGGAGGCATGGGTAAATCAACACTTGCAAAAGCAGTTTTTAATTCTATTGCTGATCAATTTGAAGGTGTATGTTTTCTTCATAATGTCAGAGAGAATTCAACTCTTAAGAACTTGAAACATCTCCAGAAGAAGCTCCtttcaaaaatagttaaatttgaCGGTCAGATAGAAGATGTTAGTGAGGGAATACCAATTATAAAGGAAAGACTATCTAGAAAGAAGATTCTTTTGATTCTTGACGATGTTGACAAACTGGAGCAGCTAGACGCTTTGGCTGGAGGACTTGATTGGTTCGGTCTTGGAAGCAGAGTCATCATTACCACTCGTGATAAACGCTTACTAGCCTATCATGTGAATACAAGTACACATGCAGTAGAAGGGTTGAATGAGACAGAAGCTCTTGAATTATTGAGCCGAAATgcttttaaaaatgacaaagttCCTTCAAGTTATGAAGATATTTTAAACCGTGTAGTTACTTATGCATCTGGCCTTCCGTTAGCTATAGTAACAATAGGGGCCAATTTGATTGGAAGGAAGGTAGAAGATTGGGAGCGTATATTAGACGAGTATGAAAATATTCCCGATAAAGATATCCAAAGGATACTTCAAGTAAGCTATGATGCTTTGAAGGAAAAGGATCAGAGTGTCTTTCTAGACATTGCTTGTTGCTTCAAAGGGTGTAAATGGACAAAGgttaaaaaaatacttcatgCTCATTATGGCCATCCCATAGAACATCATGTTGGAGTGTTGGCTGAAAAATCTCTCATAGGCCATTGGGAATATGACACTCATGTGACCTTACATGACTTGATAGAGGACATGGGTAAAGAAGTCGTCCGACAAGAATCTCCCAAGAAGCCTGGAGAACGCAGTAGGTTGTGGTTTCGCGATGATATAGTTAACGTTTTAAGAGATAATACG gGAACTGGGAATATTGAAATGATATATCTCAAATATGCCTTCACGGCAAGAGAAACAGAGTGGGATGGAATGGCTTGCGAGAAGATGACAAATCTCAAAACACTTATCATTAAAGATGGTAACTTTTCAAGGGGTCCTGGGTATCTTCCAAGTAGTTTGAGATATTGGAAATGGATAAGTAGTCCTTTGAAGTCTCTATCTTGTATTTCGAGCAAG gagTTCAACTATATGAAAGTTATGACATTGGACGGTTCTCAATATTTAACCCATATACCCGATGTCTCAGGTCTTCCAAATCTAGAAAAGTGCTCCTTTCGAGGATGTGatagtttaattaaaattcacaGTTCGATTGGACATCTAAATAAACTTGAAATCTTAGATACATTTGGTTGCAGCGAACTTGAGCATTTCCCACCCTTACAGCTGCCCTCTcttaagaaatttgaaatcaCTGATTGTGTGAGTCTCAAGAATTTTCCAGAATTATTATGTGAGATgacaaatataaaagatattgaGATATATGATACTTCCATAGAAGAATTGCCatattcatttcaaaatttcagtAAACTTCAACGGTTAACAATATCTGGAGGCAACCTACAGGGAAAGCTCAGGTTCCCAAAATATAATGATAAAATGAATTCAATAGTGATTTCAAATGTGGAACATCTTAACCTCGCAGGCAACAGCCTCTCAGATGAATGTCTCCCAATACTTCTCAAGTGGTTTGTTAATGTGACATTTCTAGATTTATCCTGTAACTACAATTTCACAATTCTTCCCGAGTGCCTTGGTGAATGTCACCGTCTTAAGCATCttaatttgaagttttgcaAGGCTCTTGTGGAAATTAGAGGGATTCCACCAAATCTTGAAATGCTTTTTGCAGTCATGTGTTATTCATTGAGTTCCTCAAGTATAAGAATGTTAATGAGTCag AAACTACATGAGTCTGGATGCACCCATATTCTATTCCCAAACACAACGGATAGGATTCCTGATTGGTTTGAGCACCAAAGCAGGGGAGACACAATTTCTTTCTGGTTTGATAAAGAACTCCCTTCTATTAGCTTTACTTTTATTCTTATTAGTCAGGGGGACTACATGTTACCAATAGTCAAATTCTTTGTGAATGGCTATGAAAAAGAGATAAGTTGCGACGAATTGACTAGGGAATTCGGTGAGCTAGTGGATGATGACACTGTGTTGGAGAACCATACAACTTTGTTGCATATAAAATTGGAACAAGATAATGAACTCGGTGAAAgacttttgaaaaatgaatggaTCCATGTGGAGTTTAAGTTACAGGATTATTATTGGCACGCTGAGAGAAGATTATTCAGAAATACGCAAATGGGAATCCACGTGTGGAAGGAGAAAAGCAACATGGAGGGGGGTGTGAGATTCATTGATCCTTCATTATCACAATTTATGCAAAGATTGGTGGAAGTGGGAGTTTCAGAGAAAGGGGAGGAGGAGGAGGGTTTTAGTGACACGGAGGAGGATGTAATATTGAAGAATCCTAATAATAGAAAGACTTGGGGTACATTCCTTAGTCTAG GTCCATCATAA